The following proteins are co-located in the Solea senegalensis isolate Sse05_10M linkage group LG12, IFAPA_SoseM_1, whole genome shotgun sequence genome:
- the spdl1 gene encoding protein Spindly isoform X2, whose product MAAEETVQLLRSQLREREEQLHQAAQAGLDLLNQQAELQNTLEEQRVEMTNALEALEQEKYSLQKDVELKTRMLESLKSDFDCVKNQQTQQLLEQQQHLERNHNMAVSELNNKTLRLESALEESQLNEKQLKHKLDVQTETLNNKLEELQALNENTQSSMTSEMMEVQMKIMELETVKVELEQTLQECQYREQQLELTNSSLQRHLERLSEEKEEREKEAVSWFNSLEKSREVNRDLQVQLDQALQQAQDPNSKGNSLFAELEDKRAEMERQLISMKVQYQSLLKQHGFSKQQLQRMKVQIATLMQLQGSRADPAQLERLQSMLSEKNSEIQNLMTKLRGLEKVEMILKTQSANEAPALSGDGQDETYYTDLLKMKLNNTVKNAERLGDELSLQRMKSLSESQRSLELERKLFTSERLLKQTQSDKIKLQLRVEELQHKYEPRDARKNVIQKRKKEKLPVDIVPSSHDKAEQVVTMETDVIHHKTAEPKDDIILTTETQNSSTEGAVLTEPPPAKCVKISAEEPTVIPNPRSPV is encoded by the exons ATGGCAGCAGAGGAGACGGTACAGCTGCTGAGGAGCCagctgagggagagggaggaacaGCTCCATCAGGCTGCTCAGGCTGGCTTAGATCTCCTCAACCAGCAGGCGGAGCTGCAGAACACACTGGAAGAGCAGAGAGTGGAGATGACAAATGCACTTGAG gcCCTGGAGCAAGAGAAGTACTCGCTGCAGAAGGACGTGGAGTTAAAGACTCGAATGCTGGAGTCACTCAAGTCAGACTTTGACTGTGTGAAGAACCAGCAGACACAGCAGCTtctggaacagcagcagcatctggaGAGGAACCACAACATGGCTGTCAGTGAGCTCAACAATAAG ACACTGAGGTTGGAGTCAGCTCTTGAAGAATCTCAGCTGAATGAGaaacagctgaaacacaaaCTGGACGTGCAGACTGAGACTCTGAATAACAAACTGGAGGAGCTGCAAGCTCTGAATGAAAACACCCAGAGCTCCATGACCTCTGAGATGATGGAGGTGCAGATGAAGATCATGGAGCTGGAGACTGTGAAG GTGGAGCTGGAGCAGACTCTGCAGGAGTGTCAgtacagagagcagcagctggagctgaCCAACAGCAGCCTGCAGAGGCACCTGGAGCGACTctcagaggagaaagaggagcgGGAGAAAGAGGCCGTTTCTTGGTTTAATTCATTAGAG AAATCTCGGGAGGTAAACCGGGACCTCCAGGTCCAGCTGGATCAGGCTCTGCAGCAGGCTCAGGATCCCAACAGCAAAGGGAACTCTCTGTTtgcagag ctggAGGATAAGCGTGCTGAGATGGAGAGACAGCTGATCAGTATGAAGGTCCAGTATCAGTCTCTGCTCAAACAACATGGCTTCagcaaacagcagctgcagcgcaTGAAG GTCCAGATAGCCACTCTGATGCAGCTGCAGGGCTCCAGAGCTGACCCTGCTCAGTTAGAGCGACTTCAGTCCATGCTCTCAGAGAAGAACAGTGAGATCCAGAACCTCATGACCAAACTCCGGGGACTGGAGAAGGTGGAG ATGATACTGAAGACTCAGTCGGCTAATGAAGCTCCAGCACTAAGTGGTGACGGCCAAGATGAGACTTACTACACGGACCTGCTGAAGATGAAGCTCAACAacactgt TAAAAATGCAGAGCGTCTTGGAGATGAGCTTTCTCTGCAGAGAATGAAGTCGCTGTCAGAGAGCCAGAGGTCTCTGGAGCTGGAGAGGAAACTCTTCACCTCTGAACGGCTGCTCAAACAG ACTCAGAGCGACAAGATCAAACTGCAGCTGCGAGTCGAGGAGCTGCAACACAAATATGAACCcagag ACGCAAGAAAGAATGTCAtccagaagaggaagaaggagaagctTCCTGTGGACATTGTACCCTCCTCACATGACAAGGCTGAGCAggtggttaccatggagacggaTGTAATACATCATAAGACTGCAGAGCCCAAAGATGACATCATTCTTACAACTGAGACACAAAACTCCTCCACAGAAG GTGCAGTGCTGACTGAGCCACCACCTGCCAAGTGTGTGAAGATCAGTGCAGAGGAGCCTACAGTGATTCCTAACCCCAG atCTCCTGTGTAA
- the spdl1 gene encoding protein Spindly isoform X1 yields MAAEETVQLLRSQLREREEQLHQAAQAGLDLLNQQAELQNTLEEQRVEMTNALEALEQEKYSLQKDVELKTRMLESLKSDFDCVKNQQTQQLLEQQQHLERNHNMAVSELNNKTLRLESALEESQLNEKQLKHKLDVQTETLNNKLEELQALNENTQSSMTSEMMEVQMKIMELETVKVELEQTLQECQYREQQLELTNSSLQRHLERLSEEKEEREKEAVSWFNSLEKSREVNRDLQVQLDQALQQAQDPNSKGNSLFAELEDKRAEMERQLISMKVQYQSLLKQHGFSKQQLQRMKVQIATLMQLQGSRADPAQLERLQSMLSEKNSEIQNLMTKLRGLEKVEMILKTQSANEAPALSGDGQDETYYTDLLKMKLNNTVKNAERLGDELSLQRMKSLSESQRSLELERKLFTSERLLKQTQSDKIKLQLRVEELQHKYEPRDARKNVIQKRKKEKLPVDIVPSSHDKAEQVVTMETDVIHHKTAEPKDDIILTTETQNSSTEGAVLTEPPPAKCVKISAEEPTVIPNPRSPVADGTEMNENEQQNRREERVKRQKTVEMIHVSSNSSMENQCAQQ; encoded by the exons ATGGCAGCAGAGGAGACGGTACAGCTGCTGAGGAGCCagctgagggagagggaggaacaGCTCCATCAGGCTGCTCAGGCTGGCTTAGATCTCCTCAACCAGCAGGCGGAGCTGCAGAACACACTGGAAGAGCAGAGAGTGGAGATGACAAATGCACTTGAG gcCCTGGAGCAAGAGAAGTACTCGCTGCAGAAGGACGTGGAGTTAAAGACTCGAATGCTGGAGTCACTCAAGTCAGACTTTGACTGTGTGAAGAACCAGCAGACACAGCAGCTtctggaacagcagcagcatctggaGAGGAACCACAACATGGCTGTCAGTGAGCTCAACAATAAG ACACTGAGGTTGGAGTCAGCTCTTGAAGAATCTCAGCTGAATGAGaaacagctgaaacacaaaCTGGACGTGCAGACTGAGACTCTGAATAACAAACTGGAGGAGCTGCAAGCTCTGAATGAAAACACCCAGAGCTCCATGACCTCTGAGATGATGGAGGTGCAGATGAAGATCATGGAGCTGGAGACTGTGAAG GTGGAGCTGGAGCAGACTCTGCAGGAGTGTCAgtacagagagcagcagctggagctgaCCAACAGCAGCCTGCAGAGGCACCTGGAGCGACTctcagaggagaaagaggagcgGGAGAAAGAGGCCGTTTCTTGGTTTAATTCATTAGAG AAATCTCGGGAGGTAAACCGGGACCTCCAGGTCCAGCTGGATCAGGCTCTGCAGCAGGCTCAGGATCCCAACAGCAAAGGGAACTCTCTGTTtgcagag ctggAGGATAAGCGTGCTGAGATGGAGAGACAGCTGATCAGTATGAAGGTCCAGTATCAGTCTCTGCTCAAACAACATGGCTTCagcaaacagcagctgcagcgcaTGAAG GTCCAGATAGCCACTCTGATGCAGCTGCAGGGCTCCAGAGCTGACCCTGCTCAGTTAGAGCGACTTCAGTCCATGCTCTCAGAGAAGAACAGTGAGATCCAGAACCTCATGACCAAACTCCGGGGACTGGAGAAGGTGGAG ATGATACTGAAGACTCAGTCGGCTAATGAAGCTCCAGCACTAAGTGGTGACGGCCAAGATGAGACTTACTACACGGACCTGCTGAAGATGAAGCTCAACAacactgt TAAAAATGCAGAGCGTCTTGGAGATGAGCTTTCTCTGCAGAGAATGAAGTCGCTGTCAGAGAGCCAGAGGTCTCTGGAGCTGGAGAGGAAACTCTTCACCTCTGAACGGCTGCTCAAACAG ACTCAGAGCGACAAGATCAAACTGCAGCTGCGAGTCGAGGAGCTGCAACACAAATATGAACCcagag ACGCAAGAAAGAATGTCAtccagaagaggaagaaggagaagctTCCTGTGGACATTGTACCCTCCTCACATGACAAGGCTGAGCAggtggttaccatggagacggaTGTAATACATCATAAGACTGCAGAGCCCAAAGATGACATCATTCTTACAACTGAGACACAAAACTCCTCCACAGAAG GTGCAGTGCTGACTGAGCCACCACCTGCCAAGTGTGTGAAGATCAGTGCAGAGGAGCCTACAGTGATTCCTAACCCCAG